In one window of Actinomycetota bacterium DNA:
- a CDS encoding DUF2254 family protein, whose translation MPVDAGSPLWPLAFQGTAEDARGILVVVSATMITVTGLVFGLIIVALQIASGQYSPRLLRNLMRDCGTQSC comes from the coding sequence GTGCCGGTGGACGCCGGCTCCCCGCTGTGGCCGCTGGCCTTCCAGGGCACCGCCGAAGACGCCCGCGGGATCCTGGTCGTCGTCTCAGCCACCATGATCACGGTCACCGGGCTGGTGTTCGGCCTCATCATCGTCGCCCTGCAGATCGCCTCCGGGCAGTACTCACCGCGGCTGCTGCGCAACCTCATGCGTGACTGCGGCACCCAGTCGTGCTGA